The sequence below is a genomic window from Serratia nevei.
TTCTCCTACAACGTCGCGTCTATTCTCGGCGCGTCCGTGGCGCCTTATATCGCCACCTGGCTGGCGGCCCACTACGGGCTGTTCTACGTCGGCATGTACCTGGCGGCGATGGCTGGGTTGACGCTGTTGGCCCTGCTGCTGATGAAAGAAACCCGCCACCAGTCGCTGTGATCCCCTACGGCCCCCTCACTGCGGGGGGCCGCACGCGTTGTTCGTTTCCTGTCATAAAACCGGGCTATGCTGGACGTTTCTCTCGGTAACAGGATTGGCCGATGTCTCTGCGTCATGGGGTATTTGTCTGCGTTGCGCTGCTGGCGGCTCTCGCCATCGCGCTCTATTACGGGTTGAAGCCCGACCATCCCGATGCGCTGTGGCGCATCGTCAGCCAGCAATGTCTGCCCAATCAGCAGGCGCATGACAACCCGGCGCCCTGCGCGCAGGTGGATGTGCCGGCCGGCTTCGTGGTGTTTAAAGATCGCAACGGGCCGCTGCAATACCTGCTGATGCCCAGCGCCAAAATCACCGGGATAGAAAGCCCGGCGGTGCTGGACGCCGCCACGCCGAATTTCTTCGCCCAGGCCTGGCGCGCGCGCCACGTGATGGCGGAACGCTATGGCAAACCGATCGACGACGGCGATATTTCACTGGCGATCAACTCGGAATATGGCCGCACGCAAAACCAGCTGCATATTCATATCTCCTGCCTGTTGCCGGCGGTAAAACAGCGGCTGGCGCAGATCGGCCCCGATTTTATCGAGCAATGGCAACCGCTGCCCGGCGGCCTGTTGGGGCATGACTATCTGGGGCGGCGGGTGACCCCTGCCGAGCTGGAGCAACAGGGCGCCTTCCGTCTGTTGGCCTCCGGCCTGCCGCGCGCCGACGGGCGCATGGGCAGCTTCGGCCTGGCGATGACCGCGCTGCCGGACGGCGATTTCCTGCTGCTGGCGACCGAGCGCAGCCTGCTGCCGTTCACCCTGGCCTCGGCGGAAGAGATCCAGGATCACGACTGCCGGCTACTCTCACCGCCGCCGCGTGCCTGATTACTTTTTGCCTTTCATCTCCCGCAGGATCTGCCCGCACTGGTTTTCCTCGCCGCCTTCACTGGGCGAGACCAGCGCCAGCAGCGCCGCCGCCGGCGTCAGCACCGCCCCCAACGCCACCGCCGCCGCGCCGCGCGCGATCAGCGGCCCGGCTTTCACCCCGGCGTCGGGGTGCTTGAAGGTGCCTTTCACGTACAGCGGCGAGCGCAGGGTCAGCACGCGCATCCCCTTGCTTTCCGGATCGATGGACAAATCCAGCCGTTCGGTGGCGAGGTTGGTGTTGCCGGTGATGTTGATCACCGCGTTCTCGGTGTCGAACACGAACAGCCGCGGCGCGGCGACGCCGCTGCGGATGCCGACGTCCGCCGCGGCACAGTTGATGCCCACCACGTCGTCGCCGAACAGCTGCGCCACCAGATAGTTGCCGACGTTCAGGCCGAGGATCTCCATCAGGCTACGGCTGATCACCCCGTTATTGATCAACAGGCGCAGGTCGCCGTTGCTGGTCGCCAGCAGCTCGGCCACCGAATTTCCGCTGCCCGTCAGCCTGGCATCGCCGTTCATTTGCCCAAGGCTGCGCTTCATCGCCGCTACGTTCGGCAACAGCTGTTTGAGCTGGAGTTTGCGCGCGTGCATATCCACCTGGCCGCGCATCGGCTTTTTGCCGCCGTCGAGGCGCACCACGGCGTTCAGGCTGCCGCCCGCCATGCCGAAGCGCAGCGGATCCAGACGCAACTCGCCATTGTTCAGCTTCAGGTGCGTGGCCAAATCGCTCAGCGGTAAATCGCTGCCGCGTTCGATGCGCGCGGCGGCAAACTTCACGTCCGCATCCATCTTGCGCCAGCTTTGCGTATCGAACTGCGCGACCGGCAGCACCTTATCCGCCGGTTGGCGGCTCTTCTCGCCGCGCCCGGCTTTGGCAGCGTTGGAATCCGCGCCGATCAACGGCGCCAGATCCGCCAACCTCAGCTGCCGGGAGCTCACCGCGCCGCTCAGCGTCGGCCGCGGCTTACCGGCAACGTATTTCAAGTCACCGTGAATGTCACTGTCGCCGATTTTGCCGTCGAACTTCTGATATTCGAACACGGCGCCGCCCGGCTGATGCAGGCGGGCTATCAGATGGCCATCGGTCGCATACGGCGGCGTGTTCGGCAGCAGCACGCCGGTCAGGCCATAGAGGTCACCCAGGCTTTCGCCGGAAAATTTCAGCTGCACGTCCAGGCCGCCGAGGTTCAGCGGATCGGACAAGGTGCCCGCCACCGCAACACGGGTGCTGCCGGAACGCACGTCGGCCTGCAGCGGGAACGGCAGATCGGCGCTCTGCAGTGACAGCATGCCGCCGATCTTGCCGCTGCCGCTCAGCGGTTCGCCGTTATATTTGCCCTTGACCTGCCAACCGAAAACGTAGTCGGGGGTAGCGGCCTTGCCGCCGCTCTGCTTGCCGGTCACTTCACTGAACGGCAGCGGTTTACCGAGCGGATCGATGACGGCGCGGAAATCCGCCTTCAGGGTGGCGTCTTTAAAGGCGATCTGTCCCTTGTCGAACACGATGTCGTGAACGGTGAACGACCAGGCGGAAGGCGGTTGCTGCGGATCCTGGCCAGCAGCCAGATCAAACGTCCAGTTGTTGTCGCCGTTGGCCAGGCGTTCCAACGACGCATTCGGCTGCTTGAGCCAGATGCGCGGGATCAGCAGTTCTTTCCTCAGCAGCGCCAGCGGCGCGATGCTGGCGTCGACGCGCTGCAGCGTCACCATGCTGTCGCCGGGCATGTTTTTCGGGTTACCCAGCCACACGTCTTCGGCGTGAATATGCGGCCAGGGCACCCAGGCGCGCCAGCCGCCCTCATCCCGGTTACGCGACCAGTCGACGCCCAGATCGCCGCGGATGGCGAACGGCCGCCGCAGTTCGGCCGACACTTTGTCGTTGATGGTGGGTTTGAGTCGATTCCAGTCGAAGGTAGCGATGAAGATCGCCAGCGCGACGATCGCCAGCAGCACAATGCCGCCCAGCCAGCTGAAAACCTTTCCTGTTCTTGTCATAGGGCTCCCTCAGCACATAAACCGGGCTGCCGAATGAAAGGAAAAAGAATGAGCAGCCCCGTTTAAGCCTAGCTGAGGATAGGCCGGAGTTCACGCCGGCGCGCCGGGCGCGGCGAACAGCGTCGGTACGCTGTGCAGAGTTTCAAAGCACGCCGGGCGGGAAAGATAGTAGCCCTGCGCGGCCAACGCGCCGGAACGCTGCACCAGCCGCCACTCCTGCTCGGTTTCCACGCCTTCGACGATCACCCCGTCGCTGTGCTGGTTCATCATCGTGATCAGGGTGCCGAGCAGCTGTACGCCCTCTTCCGACTGTTTGAGCAAGGTGAACAACTCGCGCGCCACCTTGATGTATTGATAGCGCCAGGCGCCGACGGCGGAGAAGTTGGCCAGCCCGCTGCCGAAATCGTCCAGCCACAGCCGTTCGCCGCCGACGATCTGCTGCAACGGGTGGTTTGACGCCGTTTCGGCGTGCTCCACCAGCTCGAAGCGCAGATAGGGCATCTCGGCGATCTGGCGTTGCAGCTCGCTATGACGTTGCAACGCTTGCAGCGCGATGCCGTCGATATTGACCGACACCATCACCGCGTGGCGAATGAACAATGCCTGCCAGCGCTGCAACAACGCCAGCTGTTCCTGGATCACCCGCAAACGCTGGGCGACGCCGAGCGAGGCGAAATACTGTTCGGGAGATTGCCGTTTGTCCGGCTCATTCGGGTGATATACCGCCGTCAGCAGTTCCACCGCCAGCAGCGCGCCGCTGGTGCGATAAATCGGCTGGAAGGTATACAAGCGCCGGCATTGCCGCCAGTAGCGCCGCGATTTGGCGCAGGCATAGAGGGCAAAACAGGGCGCCAGCAGACCCGAGATCAGGTTGGTTATCATCGGTACTATCGCCGTGGCGGGGAAGTGAGAGCGCTGCCGCTGTTTCTTTACCCAGCTTATCGGCCGCACCGCGTAAAACTTTAAGCATGAATTGCCGCGCGCTTTCCTCTTCGCCCTGTTGGCATGGGCCGATCGCGATCATAAAAAATTAAAACACTGTTTTAATTTATTGACTCCCTCACCGCCTTGCGTAGAGACTGATGGCTGTTGCTTCTTCTTTAGCCAGGGCTTATTGACGATGACTATCCGAAATCTCGCCGTGATCGGCGAATGCATGATCGAGCTGTCGCAGCAGGGCGCGCAGCTGACGCGCGGCTTTGGCGGCGATACCCTCAACACCGCCGTCTACCTCGCCCGCCAAATGCCGGAACAGGCGCTGCAGGTGCATTACGTCACCGCGCTCGGCACCGACAGCTTCAGCGGCGAGATGCTGCAGGCCTGGCGGCAGGAGAAGATCGAGACCGGGCTGATTCAGCAGTTGGAAAACAAACTGCCGGGCCTGTACGTGATCGAAACCGACGCCGCCGGCGAACGCACCTTCTACTACTGGCGCAACGACGCCGCCGCCCGGTATTGGCTTGCGGGCCCCCAGGCCGAGGTACTGTGCGCCCAGCTGGCGCAGTTCGATTATCTGTATCTCAGCGGCATTAGCCTTGCGATCCTCGCGCCTGCCGACCGCACGAAGCTGCTGGCGCTGCTGCACCGCTGCCGCGCCAACGGCGGCCAGGTTATCTTCGACAACAACTACCGCCCGCGCCTGTGGCAAAGCCGTGAAGAAACACAGCTGGCCTACCGCGAGGTGCTGGCCTGCACCGACATTGCCTTCCTGACGCTGGATGACGAAGCGTTGCTGTGGGGCACGCAGCCGGTTGAACAGGTGGTGGCACGCACGCAGGCGCTCGGCGTCGGCGAGATCGTTATCAAACGCGGCGCGGATGCCTGTCTGGTGTTCGGCGTGGAGGGAGAGCGACTTGAGGTACCGGCGATTGCGCTGCCGCCGGAGTGCGTAGTGGATACCACCGCGGCGGGCGACGCTTTCAGCGCCGGTTATCTGGCGGAACGCCTGAGCGGCGGCAGCGCCCAGCAGGCGGCGCAGCGCGGCCACCGGCTTGCCGCGACGGTGATCCAACATCGCGGCGCCATCATTCCCGCAACGGCAATGCCCGCATAGCCAATAAGGCGGCGGCGAGGTTACCCCGCCGCCCGCGCAATAGTTCCCAGAAACATTGATCAGAGGATGATTGAAAGAATTTCCCTGGCGTTGGCTTATTTCCGCCCAGAGCTGCTAAGCTCGGGTCTTGGCATTACCGCCTTTTTGAATTTATTAGCCGAGTATAAATTTCAATCCGCCGCACTGACTAGCTGGACTTTGGTGCAGGTCGGGCTGAGCCGCCGAACGACAGGGAGGTTACCGATGGCCGTCGCATTCGCCAACGCCGTCGCCGCAAGACTGCATCTTGACGGCCGACTGCACGCCTTCAGCCAATTCAAATACGCTTATTTGACCTTCAACAAACACCGTCCCGATCGCCATCTGCTGGTCTCGAGCTACCCGCAAGAATGGCTGGACATATACAGCGCCAATCGCTATCAGCGCATCGATCCCGTCGTGCGCGCCGCCCATAGTCGCTGCGCGCCCTTCATGTGGCACGACACCCCCGTCACCACCGAGGATCGGCATTACCGGAAGATCTTCAGCCAGGCGCGGGAATACGACATCGTGCACGGCTGCAGCTTTGTTTTGCACGATCACGACAACAACCTGGCGATCTTGTCGATCAGCGCCAAGGCAGCCGATGACGCCGATCTGCGGCAGCTGATGGAAGACGAGAGGGCCAGCCTGCAGATGGTATTGGTCGATACCCACCAGCACGCTCTGGCCTTGGCCAGCGCCGAGGCGAGCCGGACAGACCGGCTCTCGCCGCGCGAAGGGGAAATCCTCTACTGGGCCAGCCAGGGCAAAACCTACCATGAGATCGCGCTGATCCTGGGGATCAAAACCGGCACGGTGAAGTTTCACATCGGCAATGCGGTGCGTAAGCTGGGGGTCGCCAACGCCAAACACGCGATCCGGCGCTGCCTTGAACGGCAGTTGCTCGCGCCGCCGGAGGCATAAAAAAAGCCGGCATCACAGCCGGCTTTGTGTTCTTTACCTTGCGGAAAATCAGCCCGCAACGGCGATACGTTTCATGTCGGTCATGTAGCCACGCAGTTTGCGACCGACGGTTTCGATTGGGTGACTGCGCACCGCTTCGTTCACGTCGCGCAGCTGCGCGTTGTCCACCGCCGTACCCGCCGCGGCTTTGCCCAAATCGCCCGCCTGCAGGGTGGTCATGAAGTCCTTCAGCAGCGGCACCGCCGCGTTGGCGAACAGGTAGTTGCCGTACTCTGCGGTATCGGAGATAACCACGTTCATTTCATACAGACGTTTGCGCGCAATGGTGTTGGCGATCAGCGGCAGCTCGTGCAGCGACTCATAGTAAGCCGACTCTTCGATGATGCCGGCATCGACCATGGTTTCGAACGCCAGCTCAACGCCCGCTTTCACCATCGCCACCATCAGCACGCCGTGATCGAAGTACTCTTGCTCGCTGATTTTGCCTTCAAACTGCGGCGCATTCTCGAACGCGGTTTTGCCGGTCTCTTCGCGCCAGGTCAGCAATTTCACGTCGTCTTCCGCCCAGTCGGCCATCATGCCGCTGGAGAACGCGCCGGAGATGATGTCATCCATGTGCTTCTGGAACAGCGGCGCCATGATGGTTTTCAGCTGTTCGGACAGCGCATAGGCACGCAGCTTGGCCGGGTTGGACAGGCGATCCATCATCAGCGTGATGCCGCCCTGCTTCAGCGCTTCGGTGATGGTTTCCCAGCCGAACTGAATCAGTTTCTCGGCGTAAGCCGGATCGGTGCCCTCAGCAACCAGCTTGTCGAAGCACAGCAGCGAACCCGCCTGCAGCATGCCGCACAGAATGGTCTGCTCGCCCATCAGGTCGGATTTCACTTCGGCGACGAAGGAGGACTCCAGCACGCCGGCGCGGTGGCCGCCGGTCGCCGCCGCCCAGGCCTTGGCGATCGCCATGCCTTCGCCTTTCGGATCGTTTTCCGGGTGAACCGCAATCAGAGTCGGCACGCCGAAGCCGCGCTTGTACTCTTCACGCACTTCGGTGCCCGGGCATTTCGGCGCGACCATCACCACGGTGATGTCTTTACGCACCTGCTCACCCACTTCAACGATGTTGAAGCCGTGGGAGTAACCCAGCGCCGCGCCGTCTTTCATCAGCGGCTGCACCGCGCGCACCACGGAAGAGTGCTGCTTGTCCGGCGTCAGGTTGACCACCAGATCCGCCTGCGGGATCAGGTCTTCGTAGGTGCCGACCTTAAAGCCGTTTTCGGTCGCCTTGCGCCAGGAAGCGCGCTTCTCGTCGATCGCTTCTTTGCGCAGGGCATAGGCGACGTCCAGGCCGGAGTCGCGCATGTTCAGCCCCTGGTTCAGACCCTGGGCGCCACAGCCGACAATCACCACTTTTTTACCTTTCAGGTAGCCGGCTTCGTCAGCAAATTCGTCGCGCGCCATAAAGCGGCATTTACCCAATTGCGCCAACTGCTGACGCAGGTTCAATGTGTTGAAATAGTTAGCCATGGTGGTACTCCGGTTTGATGTTGTCTTGCATTGTTATTTTCATTCCCCGCCCTGTCTGTGCGGAGATTCGTTAAACTCAATGTATAACAGGAAATGCGTTGCTTAAATTGATATATTGAGAACGTGATATTGCAATTTATGCAACACTCTCACTGCGAGCGTATCGATATGGATTTACGTGATTTAAAGCTGTTCCTGCATTTGGCCGAAAGCCATCACTTCGGGCGCACCGCCAAGGCGATGCACGTCAGCCCATCGACGCTCTCCCGCCAGATCCAGCGGCTGGAAGAGATCCTCGGGCAGCCGCTGTTCCTGCGCGACAACCGCACCGTGCAGCTGACCGACGCCGGCGAACAGCTGAAAGAATTCGCCCAGCAAACGCTGCTGCAGTATCAGCAGCTGAAGCACTCGCTCGGCCAGCACGGCCCTTCGCTGAGCGGCGAACTGCGGCTGTTCTGCTCGGTGACCGCGGCGTACAGCCACCTGCCGCCGATCCTCGATCGTTTCCGCGCGCAGCACCCGCTGGTCGAGATTAAGCTGACCACCGGCGACGCCGCCGACGCGGTCGACAAAGTGCAATCCAACGAGGCCGATCTCGGCATCGCCGGCCGGCCGGAAACGCTGCCCGCCAGCGTGGCGTTCACCAAAATCGGCGAAATTCCGCTGGTGCTGATCGCGCCGGCGCTGCCCTGTGCGGTGCGCAGCCAGGCATTCGCCGACAGGCCCGACTGGGCCGAGATCCCGTTCATCCTGCCGGAGCACGGCCCGTCGCGAAAACGCATCGAGCTGTGGTTCCGCCGCCACCGCATCAGCAATCCGCTGATTTACGCCACCGTCGGCGGCCACGAAGCCATCGTGTCAATGGTCGCGTTGGGCTGCGGCATCGCGCTGATCCCGAGCGTGGTGGTGGACAACAGCCCGGAGCCGGTACGCAACCGCATCTCGCAGCTGGATAACATCTCGATGGTCGAACCGTTCGAGCTGGGGGTCTGCGTCCAGAAAAAGCGCCTCAGCGATCCGCTGATCGACGCCTTTTGGCGCTTGCTGCATCCCCGCTGACGCGAGGTTTACAGATCCGCCGGATCGATCTGCTTCATCGTCTCTACCTGCATCAACCAGTGGTAGAGCGGCTCAAGCTGCAAAAATGCCCCGGTCAGCAGCGGCACCAGATCGGCGCTGAACAGCTTTTCCACTTCGCTGTCGGTCACCATCACCGCAAACGACTTGCGGTTGTACCAGGTGGCGATCTCCGCCGCCTGCTCCTTCACCAGCGGGCGCTTGTAGCTCTCACCCACCAGCTCGAACGGCCGCCGGCAGCAGGCGGCCACCTCAAGGAAAGGCTGCGGCCGCTGCCTCAGCGTATGGCGGAACAGATCCATAGTCGGCTTGTTGGCGCTGTAGTAGCCGAGCCCATAGCGCAGCATGTCCGGCCCCAGTTCGAAAAAGTAGACCGGCGCGTCTTTCCAGTCTTTGCTCGGACGCTTGAACGTCAGCCACATGCGGCTGCGGTAGCGCGATTTGTCATGAGAAAAGCGCGTGTCGCGATGAATGCGCGACAGCGTTTTTCCGATCGCCGGGCGAGTCTCGAACTGCGGGTCGATCGCCAGCATGCCGGGAGCCAGCTGCTCCACCAGCGCGCGAAACGGCGCCAACAACTCGCGATCGTAGATATCGCGGTTGCCGTCGAACCACGCCTTATCGTTCTCGATCCGCACCTGCTGCAGGAAATTCAGACCCTGCTGGCTAAAGCCGGAGAAAGGTTGCGCCATAAGTTTTTCCGTTCTGACGGTTTATCGGGTGTTGCGCAGATCTTCCCTCTGCCAACGGCGTTTGATAAACACGCGCCGACGCGTGCGAAAGTAAGCGACATAGAGAGAGAACGCCGCCCGGTTGCTGAATAGTGCACCGCCAACCACGCCCCACAGCAGCATGGCGACGGTGGCGATACCGGTCATCCCCGACGCCCACGCCGCTGCGGCGCCAAGGCAAAACAGGCCGAGCATGCCAAGGTAATATTGCAACAATACCACCCCGCTGTTTTTACCCTGCACCAGTTGGAACAGGATCAATGTCATCCACACCGCCACGATCGCGCCGCTGCCCATGAGAACGGCGGCGGAAGTGTTGCCGCTCCAGGCGGCCGCCACGTCCGTGGCCAGGCCCATCACGCCCGCCAGCCCCAACGTCAGGCATACCAGCAGCAACATGACATTGCCGACGCCCGGCGGCGACAGCCGCTGGCCCGGCGTCAGGAAATGCTGCTCGAGTTGCGCATCTACGCCGGCGAACAGTGCGCGATCGCGCGCCGCGATTTGGCGTTCCATCTCCCGGCCCTGCGTCAATAAGCGGGCCAGCCGGCCGGGTAAACGCACCGGGCTCACCCCTGCAAAAAGAAGCGGAACGCCGGGTTGTCGGTTTCGTCATGGCAATCGTAGCCCAGCGCCTGCAGGTGCCGCTCGAATTCCGGCTCGGTTTGCGCCAGTTCGAAGGCCGCCAGCACCCGGCCGAAGTCGGTGCCGTGGCTGCGATAGTGGAACAGCGAAATGTTCCAGTGCGTGCCCAGCGTCTGCAGGAATTTCAGCAGCGCGCCCGGCGACTCCGGAAACTCAAAGCTGTACAGCCGTTCGCGCAGCGGCTTCGACGGACGCCCGCCCACCATGTAGCGCACGTGCAGTTTGGCCATCTCGTCGTCCGACAGATCCACCACCTGATAACCGTCGGCATTGAGCTCGTCGATGATTTCCCGCCGTTCGGCGTGCCCGCGCGTCAGACGCACGCCGACAAAAATACAGGCGTTGTCGGCATCGGCGTAGCGATAGTTGAATTCGGTCACCGAGCGGCCGCCCAACAGTTGGCAGAACTTGAGGAAGCTGCCCTGCTGTTCCGGAATGGTCACCGCCAACAGCGCTTCACGCTGTTCGCCCAGTTCGCAACGCTCGGAAACGTAGCGCAGCCCGTGGAAGTTGAGGTTGGCGCCGGATAACACGTGCGCCAGACGCTCGCCCTGAATGTTGTGCTGCTGGACGTACTTTTTCAGCCCCGCCAGTGCCAGCGCGCCGGAAGGTTCGGCAATGGCACGCACGTCCTCGAACAGATCTTTGACCGCCGCACAGATGGCGTCGCTGTCCACGGTGATTACGTCGTCCAGATACTCACGGCACAGGCGGAAAGTTTCGTCGCCGATACGCTTCACCGCCACGCCTTCGGCGAACAGCCCGACGCGCGCCAGATCCACCGGATGGCCGGCATCCAGCGCCGCGCGCAGGCAGGCGGAGTCTTCCGCTTCGACGCCGATCACTTTGATCTGCGGCATCAGCTGCTTGATCAGCACCGCCACCCCGGCGGCCAGGCCGCCGCCACCGACCGGCACGAAGACCCGATCCAGATGCGCGTCTTGCTGCAGCAGCTCCATCGCCAGCGTGCCCTGCCCGGCGATCACCGTCGGATGATCGAACGGCGGCACGAAGGTCATGCCCTGCTGCTGGGAAAGCTCGATCGCCTTCGCTTTGGCCTCGTCGAAATTGGCGCCGTGCAGCAGCACTTCGCCGCCGAAACCGCGCACCGCATCCACTTTGATGTCCGCGGTGGACACCGGCATCACGATCAGCGTTTTGATGCCCAGCCGTTTACCGGAGAAGGCGACGCCCTGCGCGTGGTTGCCGGCCGAAGCCGTCACGACGCCGCGCGCCTTCTGCTCTTCGTCCAGCCCGGCGATCATCGCATAGGCCCCGCGCAGCTTGAAGCTGTGCACCGGCTGGCGATCTTCGCGCTTCACCAAAATGGTGTTGCCGAGGCGCGAAGAAATTTTGCTCATGGCCTGCAACGGGGTGACCTGCGCCACCTCGTAGACCGGCGAGCGCAGTACCGCTCGCAGATATTCCGCGCCGCAGGGGGCGCTGGGTAGGGGTTGAGAAACCGCCATGCTGCTTATCCCCCCAGTTTGCTCTTGTCGCGCACCGCGCCTTTGTCGGCGCTGGTGGCCAACGAGGCGTAGGCGCGCAGCGCGAAGGATACCTGACGCTCACGGTTTTTCGGCGTCCAGGCCGCGTCGCCGCGCGCCAGTTCCGCTTCATGCCGCGCCGCCAGCTCCTGCTCGCTGACGTCCAGCTGGATGCCGCGATGAGGAATGTCGATCGCGATCATGTCGCCGTCCTGCACCAGGGCGATCAGGCCGCCGTTGGCCGCCTCCGGCGAGGCGTGGCCGATGGACAGCCCGGAGGTGCCGCCGGAGAAACGCCCGTCGGTAATCAGCGCGCACGCCTTGCCCAGCCCCATCGACTTCAGGTAGGTGGTCGGATAGAGCATTTCCTGCATGCCCGGCCCACCTTTCGGCCCTTCGTAACGGATAACGACCACGTCGCCCGCCACCACTTTGCCGCCGAGAATCGCTTCTACCGCATCATCCTGGCTTTCATACACTTTGGCCGGGCCGCGGAAGGTGAGGATTTCCTTGTCTACGCCGGCGGTTTTGACGATGCAGCCGTTTTCCGCCAGGTTACCGTACAGCACCGCCAACCCGCCGTCCTGACTGTAGGCGTGTTCACGGGTGCGGATGCAGCCTTCCTTGCGGTCGGTGTCCAGCGAATCCCAGCGGCAGTCCTGCGAGAATGCCTGCGTGGTGCGGATACCGGCCGGCCCGGCGGAGTACATTTTCTTGACGCTTTCGTCGCGGGTCAGCATTACGTCGTAGGCTTCCAGCGTCTGCGGCAGGGTCAGCCCCAGCACGTTGTTCACCTCGCGGTTCAGCAAGCCGGCGCGATCCAGCTCGCCGAGGATGCCGATTACGCCGCCGGCGCGGTGCACGTCTTCCATATGGTATTTCTGCGTGCTCGGCGCCACCTTGCACAGGTGCGGCACTTTGCGCGACAGGCGATCGATGTCTTCCATGGTGAAGTCCACCTCGCCTTCCTGCGCCGAAGCCAGCAGGTGCAGTACGGTGTTGGTCGAGCCACCCATGGCGATGTCCAGCGTCATGGCGTTCTCAAACGCCGCCTTGTTGGCGATATTGCGCGGCAGCGCGCTCTCGTCGTCCTGCTCGTAATAGCGTTTGGTCAGCTCGACGATGCGCTTGCCGGCGTTGAGGAACAGCGCTTTGCGATCGGCGTGGGTGGCCAGCAGCGAGCCGTTGCCCGGCTGCGACAGGCCCAGCGCTTCGGTCAGGCAGTTCATCGAGTTAGCGGTGAACATGCCGGAGCAGGAACCGCAGGTCGGGCAGGCGGAACGCTCGATCTGCTCGCTGTCGGCGTCGCTGACGTTCGGGTTAGCGCCCTGGATCATCGCATCCACCAGATCCAGCTTGATGATCTGGTTGGAGAGTTTGGTCTTGCCGGCTTCCATCGGGCCGCCGGAGACGAAGATCACCGGGATATTCAGGCGCAACGCCGCCATCAGCATGCCCGGGGTAATCTTGTCGCAGTTGGAGATGCACACCATCGCGTCGGCGCAGTGGGCGTTCACCATGTATTCGACCGAGTCGGCGATCAGCTCGCGCGACGGCAGGGAATAGAGCATGCCGCCGTGGCCCATGGCGATGCCGTCATCCACCGCGATGGTGTTGAACTCTTTGGCCACGCCGCCAGAGGCTTCGATCTGCTCGGCGACCAGTTTGCCCAGATCGCGCAGATGCACGTGGCCCGGCACGAATTGGGTAAAGGAGTTGACCACGGCGATGATCGGCTTGCCGAAATCGGCGTCGGTCATCCCGGTCGCGCGCCACAATGCGCGGGCACCCGCCATATTGCGGCCGTGGGTGGTGGTGGCGGAACGGTACT
It includes:
- the ilvD gene encoding dihydroxy-acid dehydratase, translating into MPKYRSATTTHGRNMAGARALWRATGMTDADFGKPIIAVVNSFTQFVPGHVHLRDLGKLVAEQIEASGGVAKEFNTIAVDDGIAMGHGGMLYSLPSRELIADSVEYMVNAHCADAMVCISNCDKITPGMLMAALRLNIPVIFVSGGPMEAGKTKLSNQIIKLDLVDAMIQGANPNVSDADSEQIERSACPTCGSCSGMFTANSMNCLTEALGLSQPGNGSLLATHADRKALFLNAGKRIVELTKRYYEQDDESALPRNIANKAAFENAMTLDIAMGGSTNTVLHLLASAQEGEVDFTMEDIDRLSRKVPHLCKVAPSTQKYHMEDVHRAGGVIGILGELDRAGLLNREVNNVLGLTLPQTLEAYDVMLTRDESVKKMYSAGPAGIRTTQAFSQDCRWDSLDTDRKEGCIRTREHAYSQDGGLAVLYGNLAENGCIVKTAGVDKEILTFRGPAKVYESQDDAVEAILGGKVVAGDVVVIRYEGPKGGPGMQEMLYPTTYLKSMGLGKACALITDGRFSGGTSGLSIGHASPEAANGGLIALVQDGDMIAIDIPHRGIQLDVSEQELAARHEAELARGDAAWTPKNRERQVSFALRAYASLATSADKGAVRDKSKLGG
- the ilvA gene encoding threonine ammonia-lyase, biosynthetic — protein: MAVSQPLPSAPCGAEYLRAVLRSPVYEVAQVTPLQAMSKISSRLGNTILVKREDRQPVHSFKLRGAYAMIAGLDEEQKARGVVTASAGNHAQGVAFSGKRLGIKTLIVMPVSTADIKVDAVRGFGGEVLLHGANFDEAKAKAIELSQQQGMTFVPPFDHPTVIAGQGTLAMELLQQDAHLDRVFVPVGGGGLAAGVAVLIKQLMPQIKVIGVEAEDSACLRAALDAGHPVDLARVGLFAEGVAVKRIGDETFRLCREYLDDVITVDSDAICAAVKDLFEDVRAIAEPSGALALAGLKKYVQQHNIQGERLAHVLSGANLNFHGLRYVSERCELGEQREALLAVTIPEQQGSFLKFCQLLGGRSVTEFNYRYADADNACIFVGVRLTRGHAERREIIDELNADGYQVVDLSDDEMAKLHVRYMVGGRPSKPLRERLYSFEFPESPGALLKFLQTLGTHWNISLFHYRSHGTDFGRVLAAFELAQTEPEFERHLQALGYDCHDETDNPAFRFFLQG
- a CDS encoding DUF2461 domain-containing protein; translated protein: MAQPFSGFSQQGLNFLQQVRIENDKAWFDGNRDIYDRELLAPFRALVEQLAPGMLAIDPQFETRPAIGKTLSRIHRDTRFSHDKSRYRSRMWLTFKRPSKDWKDAPVYFFELGPDMLRYGLGYYSANKPTMDLFRHTLRQRPQPFLEVAACCRRPFELVGESYKRPLVKEQAAEIATWYNRKSFAVMVTDSEVEKLFSADLVPLLTGAFLQLEPLYHWLMQVETMKQIDPADL
- the ilvY gene encoding HTH-type transcriptional activator IlvY; the encoded protein is MDLRDLKLFLHLAESHHFGRTAKAMHVSPSTLSRQIQRLEEILGQPLFLRDNRTVQLTDAGEQLKEFAQQTLLQYQQLKHSLGQHGPSLSGELRLFCSVTAAYSHLPPILDRFRAQHPLVEIKLTTGDAADAVDKVQSNEADLGIAGRPETLPASVAFTKIGEIPLVLIAPALPCAVRSQAFADRPDWAEIPFILPEHGPSRKRIELWFRRHRISNPLIYATVGGHEAIVSMVALGCGIALIPSVVVDNSPEPVRNRISQLDNISMVEPFELGVCVQKKRLSDPLIDAFWRLLHPR